GCATCTCCATCGAATACATCCCCGCCGGCGTCAGCCAGAAACACTGATGCCCCGGCTGTGACGAATCCCAGCCGCCCACGTCGAGCGAAGCCCCGACCGCATTTTGTGCACCAGCGACCTCCAGCGCCATCGACGTGGCGACATTCAGCATTCGAAAGCCGCGGTTGTTTGTCTGAACAACATACCACCGATGGGCATTGTTTGTGCTGCTGTAAGGCACCAGTTTGACCGGCTTGCCCGGCCCATAAATATTGCTCGGGTTTCCGTCCGGACTAACAACCGCCAACACCTTGCCGTTGGCCAGACAGGTAATTTTATACTGATTGAGCCCCACCCGTGTAAACGTCCAGATTTGGTCCGTCCCGCCCTTCCAGGTGTTCATCTGCACCGTGTCGGTATAGGCATCCGTCGCCTCCAGATAAAGGCCCCCTGCCGGCGCACCCGGGTCCCGGTTCATTCCGCAGACAATCGCATAGTTTCCATCCGGCAGATTCCAGCCGGCCCGCGGCCAGCCGTCATCCCCCCAAATCAGCGTACGAAGCCCGAGCTTGGCTATCCCGTTGTCATCGGCATCATAGAAATGAAATGAGAACATCTCCAGCCCGTCCTGAGCGGTGAAAATCCCGATATGACCCGGCCCGATTTCCCGCCCAACCGAGCCCAGCTCCGGTTTTGGCGAGCCGTCTGTATTGTAATTAGCCGTATAATCCCGTCCCAAAAACAGCGAGCCGGTATCCTGCGTGAGAACATTGATTCCATCCCGGTCGAAATACGGCCCCGTGATATTCGCGGCCCGTGCATAGCGGATAAAATACGTGCTGTTCACGCCCGCACAGCAGCGTTCCTGATTGAAAAACAGATAATAATAGCCGTCCTTATAATAAAGATAAGCTGCCTCAATCCATGCCCGCGCCAGCTGCGTCGGGGTCGTTCCGCTTTTGACCTTGCCGGTAGCAGGGTCTATCTGATAGAGCCAAATACCCCCATATATCCAGCCGTTTGTGCTCGGATGTCCGAATGACCCGGCCGCCAGCCACAGATTGCCGGCCGTGTCAAACAAAAGTGCCGGATCGATGCTCCGCCGATAATCCGTGCACAAACTCGTCCACAAAACAGAACCCTGGTCCACCCAATCTCGATTCAAAATGTTCGAACCAATCGCCAGCCCGCAGACGGATTGTTCCGTACAATTATAGTCATAACACATATTGCGGGAATAATAGAGATAATATAAATCCCCGACTTTAATGATGTCCGGCGCCCACAGATTCCACGGCCCGCTTCCCTCACACGTAGCCAAATAAGATGCCATATAAGGGGGAACACCGCTGGAATAACTGAAAGGCCGAGTACCGGAATACCACGTGACCAAATCTGTTGAATAACGACTTAACAAGTTATTTCCGGTCGAGAAATACCAGTAGCGGCCGTCTTCGTAAATAATTGTGGACGGGTCATGACAAGTAATTGTGCCTGTAATTTCCAGACCATAAGCCGAAGAAAACAAAGAGAGGATGAACAGCAAAGAAAAAAAATGTCGTTTTACTGCTCGGGTGCCTGCTTTGCCTGCCTGCCTTGTCATTTTGCCTGACCCCCCTAAAATAAGGTTTCCATCAATCATATACCAATTATTGTATGAAATTAGACAATTTTTTAGAAAAATGAAAAAGATATACCCTGTCCGGATACAGCATATATAGTTTTTTCTTGTCTTCCTGTTCTCTTTTCCTTATAATTCTCTTTGGATTTGATTATTGGGTTCGGGGGCGTTTGTGAGCACCCTTACAGGCAGGCCGACATGCCAGCAGAACCGCCAGAAAATCCTTTCAGCACCGCAGGGAGTTGAGAATGCAAAAGACCGGCAAGTTGACGGTGTCCATTCTTCTTTTTTCTCTTTTTTCCGCGCAGGCCTTTTCCATCCCCCTGGCTTTTCCGGGAGCGGAGGGGGCCGGGCGTTTTGCCGCTGGCGGACGCGGCGGAACCGTCTATGAAGTCACCAACCTGAACAACAGCGGACCGGGCTCGATTGTCGATGCCGTCAGTCAGCCCAACCGCACGATTGTCTTTCGGGTCTCCGGAACGATTGAACTGGGGGACGTTATCCTGCGGCCCAAGTCCAACACCACCATCGCCGGCCAGACCGCCCCGGGCGACGGCATCTGCATCAAAGGCCGCATCTACCTAAGCAGCGCCGACAACGTCATTATTCGCTACATTCGGGTGCGCGTCGACGCGGGCGGCGCAAATTCCAGCGGGGATGCCATCGACATCGCCGGCGGCAGCAACATCATCATCGACCACGTCAGCGCCTCCTATGCACGGGACGAGACTATCTCCTGTCAGGACGGCTCCAACAACGTCACCGTTCAGTGGTGCATCCTCAGTGAGGCCCTGACCTTCGAAAATCACAGCTACGGTTCTCTGATTCGCGGCCAGTACGGAGAACGGAAATCCTATCACCACAATCTGTATGCCCATAACAAAGGGCGGAATCCCCGTCCGGGCAACTACACCAAAATCGCATCCGACCCGGACGGGCTTTACTTCGACTTCCGCAATAATGTAGTCTATAACTGGTCCGGCACGCATCCGGGTTATAATGCCGACACAGATACAATGAGCCGCTATAACTTCGTCGGCAATGTCTTTATCTGCGGACCTGGCTCCTCCGGAAACAAGGCCTTCAAAGAAGACTGCAAATATGCCTACGCCTACTGGGCCGGCAATGCCCACGGAGCCAATTACAATACCGTTACCATCTATCCCAATCAGTGGGATTTGGTCACATTCAACGGGTTTACATCCGCCGAAATTGATGCCTACAAGGCCCGCTCTTACGAAATTCCTATGGAGCCGGTAACCACCACCTCCGCCTATCAGGCCCTTCAGGACGTCCTGGCTTCCGCCGGAGCCAGTCTGGTCCGCGACCCCGTAGACCAAAGAATTGTCAGCGATGTTATCAACGGCACCGGGTCTTTCGTTTACAATACCCCCCTTCCGACCGACCCGCCGGAGGTGCTGAACCGCTTCTGGCCGCCGCTGGCTTCCGCACCGGCCCCGACAGACAGTGATCACGACGGAATGCCGGACTGCTGGGAAACGGCCAACGGGCTGAATCCCTCCAATCCCGCCGACCGAAATTCCTACACGCTTGACCCGGATTACACAAATCTGGAAGTCTATCTGAACTGGCTGGTGCAGGGCGATACCCAGCCGCCCGCCGCTCCGACGGGACTGACGGCCGCCGCCGGCGAAAATATCGTCCAGCTCGCCTGGAATCCCAATACAGAACCCGACCTGGCCGGCTACAATCTGTATCGCTTTACAGTTTCCGGCAGCGGATACGTCAAACTCAACGGCATCCTCCTGACCAGTCCTGCCTATACGGATACCAATGTGAGCAACGGCACCACCTATTATTATGTAGTTACGGCCGTGGATACATCAGCCAATGAATCCATCCATTCGGTTCAGGTTTCTGCCTCACCGATGGACCTGACGCCCCCGGCGCCGCCGGCCGGTCTGTGGGCACGGATTGAAAACGGTACCGTGCTGCTGGACTGGCTGGACAATACCGAAGCGGATTGGGCCGCCTACAGCGTCTATCGGGCCGTCGGTCCAACAGGGGACTATATCCTCCTGACGAATTCCGGCATAACCGAGTCGGCCTTCCTCGATACCGACGTCTCTGCCGGTCTAACCTATTATTATGCTGTGACGGCAAAGGACATTTACGGCAACGAATCGGATACGCTCTATGAAGTCCCCGTTACAATCAGCACAACGGCAATGGGACGAATCCTGCGGGAAACCTGGACCGGAATCGCCGGCGGCACGGTCAGCCATCTGACCGCCCATCCGCTGTATCCGAACGCTCCGTCCGGGCGCGACTGGCCGGCCAATCTCGAAGGCCCGACCAACTGGGCGGATTCCTATGGGACCCGCATCCGCGGCTATCTGCATCCGCCCGCTTCGGGATGGTACACCTTCTATATCGCCGCCGACAGTGAGGCCCAGCTGCGGCTCAGTACGGACGGCTCGCCGGCCAACGCCGCTCTGATTGCCTCTGTGTCCGGCGGAACCGCCCCGCGTCAATGGGACCAATCCCCCTCGCAGCGGTCTGCTCCGATTTTCCTGACTGCCGAAGGCAAATACTTCATCGAGGTTCTCCACAAAGAAGACAGCGGTTCCGATCATCTGGCTGTCGCCTGGGAAGGCCCCGGGCTGAACCGGCAGGTCATTGCCGGACAGTATCTGTCGCCGTGGTTTGTCGGGCTGTATGGAGACACAAACGCCGATGAGTGGGTCGATATCGACGACCTGCCCGCCTTTGCCTCAGCCTGGCTGGAAACCGACTGCGCCGAAAGCTCCGCCTGGGACCTCAACGGCGACTGTGCCGTGGACCTGTACGAATTCAGCATTCTGGCGG
The window above is part of the Anaerohalosphaeraceae bacterium genome. Proteins encoded here:
- a CDS encoding family 43 glycosylhydrolase gives rise to the protein MTRQAGKAGTRAVKRHFFSLLFILSLFSSAYGLEITGTITCHDPSTIIYEDGRYWYFSTGNNLLSRYSTDLVTWYSGTRPFSYSSGVPPYMASYLATCEGSGPWNLWAPDIIKVGDLYYLYYSRNMCYDYNCTEQSVCGLAIGSNILNRDWVDQGSVLWTSLCTDYRRSIDPALLFDTAGNLWLAAGSFGHPSTNGWIYGGIWLYQIDPATGKVKSGTTPTQLARAWIEAAYLYYKDGYYYLFFNQERCCAGVNSTYFIRYARAANITGPYFDRDGINVLTQDTGSLFLGRDYTANYNTDGSPKPELGSVGREIGPGHIGIFTAQDGLEMFSFHFYDADDNGIAKLGLRTLIWGDDGWPRAGWNLPDGNYAIVCGMNRDPGAPAGGLYLEATDAYTDTVQMNTWKGGTDQIWTFTRVGLNQYKITCLANGKVLAVVSPDGNPSNIYGPGKPVKLVPYSSTNNAHRWYVVQTNNRGFRMLNVATSMALEVAGAQNAVGASLDVGGWDSSQPGHQCFWLTPAGMYSMEMQYGGLPASVANTSSGTRLALADWNGSNLQKWRFIPTFDGYTKIVNVASSLPVDLRNGSFSDGEYIRQWTDLNNDAQKWAIEPLTDSSFRILNKITAKAVSVAGSTSGSYTRQWRWLHTLAQQWRFTQQAASPNARVWTGGGVSGDWSEIANWDVPSYGADNLLFGGTLQTAANNNLAADKQVNGIRFLNTAGSFTLSGNRIMLLGDIVNESPFMQTIGMPLQLAGGRRYLLAAQAGDLIVSGAISGDGHLAKGGAGMVTLAGPCTYTGATRILAGTLKMGADLALPTSTDLTIESGAVLDLNGREITVSTLTNLGTIVNSSCQGAVLNVLTPPQTWVLPGNGMNGLAVLAEHWLSADCAGPDWCMGADRNQSGQVDLADLETLAAEWLLCQ
- a CDS encoding carbohydrate-binding protein, which encodes MQKTGKLTVSILLFSLFSAQAFSIPLAFPGAEGAGRFAAGGRGGTVYEVTNLNNSGPGSIVDAVSQPNRTIVFRVSGTIELGDVILRPKSNTTIAGQTAPGDGICIKGRIYLSSADNVIIRYIRVRVDAGGANSSGDAIDIAGGSNIIIDHVSASYARDETISCQDGSNNVTVQWCILSEALTFENHSYGSLIRGQYGERKSYHHNLYAHNKGRNPRPGNYTKIASDPDGLYFDFRNNVVYNWSGTHPGYNADTDTMSRYNFVGNVFICGPGSSGNKAFKEDCKYAYAYWAGNAHGANYNTVTIYPNQWDLVTFNGFTSAEIDAYKARSYEIPMEPVTTTSAYQALQDVLASAGASLVRDPVDQRIVSDVINGTGSFVYNTPLPTDPPEVLNRFWPPLASAPAPTDSDHDGMPDCWETANGLNPSNPADRNSYTLDPDYTNLEVYLNWLVQGDTQPPAAPTGLTAAAGENIVQLAWNPNTEPDLAGYNLYRFTVSGSGYVKLNGILLTSPAYTDTNVSNGTTYYYVVTAVDTSANESIHSVQVSASPMDLTPPAPPAGLWARIENGTVLLDWLDNTEADWAAYSVYRAVGPTGDYILLTNSGITESAFLDTDVSAGLTYYYAVTAKDIYGNESDTLYEVPVTISTTAMGRILRETWTGIAGGTVSHLTAHPLYPNAPSGRDWPANLEGPTNWADSYGTRIRGYLHPPASGWYTFYIAADSEAQLRLSTDGSPANAALIASVSGGTAPRQWDQSPSQRSAPIFLTAEGKYFIEVLHKEDSGSDHLAVAWEGPGLNRQVIAGQYLSPWFVGLYGDTNADEWVDIDDLPAFASAWLETDCAESSAWDLNGDCAVDLYEFSILAGNWMLDIHPLLPPANLTAEADDGAVLLDWDDSAEASVIGYNVYRSTTSGGGYTKLNASPVLSSDYFDDSVQNGIPYYYVVTAVSSGGESAFSNEVSALPNPPNSVLVIQENEAGFCGVEGVIENEHAGYTGSGYANTDNAVGKGITYRIRIAAGGLYTFVWRFANGSTAARPANLLINGTAAVSGIAFPVTGAWTSWSTTAAAQVSLPAGTYTVRLEATASGGLANIDSMTVTGPNLQPAACP